In Podospora pseudoanserina strain CBS 124.78 chromosome 5, whole genome shotgun sequence, a single window of DNA contains:
- a CDS encoding hypothetical protein (COG:L; EggNog:ENOG503NU79) yields MASPAKKRKLNSDTKKAAVPATKGIQYFFAKQQQNGSSSRTTSEIQQNGSQSEKSDEQLTDEELARKLQAEWDAEVQASNQRQQQLQPEPNTSLALPAPPSPLKSSVSPKVDTAISKNTLSLSSVAAVEDQVTAIIPLDESPLTFDPSKYVPQLQESWAAERGKSSYALLTRCFVLVSSTQSRIKIVDTLVNCLRLLIEGDPNSLLPAVWLATNAISPPYISMELGLGGSAISKALKQVCGLDNRALKAMHDRWGDPGDVAFEAKKKQSFTLKKPKPLTIRGVFESLVKIAKTQGQGSGDIKQRIVDRLLQDARGGEESRYIVRTLCQHLRIGAVKTTMLIALSRAFLLSKPPGADFPIREPAELAKLSKEELAEIWSRGEELVKASFARHPDYNDLIPVLLDIGISDELPIRCGLNLHIPLRPMLGSITRDLSEMLTKLQGRDFACEYKYDGQRAQVHCDADGKVSIFSRHLELMTDKYPDLVSLVPKIRGENVQSFIMEGEVVAVDQTTGELKNFQTLSNRARKDVAVGSITINVCLFAFDLMYLNGQPLLDRPFRERRDMLRSLFIEIPHHFTWVKSLDATSQDSEPVLTFFKSALEAKCEGIMVKILDNLPDIPYEDQSAAAGLLDNTKPTTTTTTKETPLNPPPPQKRSRRKPLLSTYEPDKRLDSWLKVKKDYSTSLSSSSEPLDLIPIAAWHGTGRKSQFWSPFLLAVRNEDAGSLEAVCKCMSGFTDNFYKANKAYYDPAIEGRTLGKKPGFVEYYGPEPDVWFNPTEVWEVAFADVTVSPTYTAAVGMVHPDKGLSLRFPRFVRKREDKGIEEASTSEVLAGLYRKQEAGPAKRPMEEVEKEQEEGEDIMDEDE; encoded by the exons ATGGCGAGcccggcgaagaagaggaaactCAATTCCGATACGAAGAAGGCTGCAGTCCCGGCGACCAAAGGAATACAGTACTTTTTTGCCAAGCAACAGCAGAATGGATCGTCATCAAGAACCACTTCTGAGATTCAGCAAAATGGTTCACAGTCTGAGAAGTCGGATGAGCAATTGACTGACGAGGAACTGGCTCGGAAGCTGCAGGCTGAGTGGGATGCGGAGGTCCAAGCATCGAACCAGAGACAACAACAGCTTCAGCCAGAACCAAATACATCACTAgctcttccagctcctccatcaccactgaAGTCGTCCGTATCCCCCAAGGTTGATACAGCAATATCCAAGAACACTCTATCGCTTTCGTCAGTCGCGGCAGTGGAAGATCAAGTAACAGCCATAATACCACTGGACGAAAGCCCCTTGACATTTGATCCATCCAAATACGTCCCGCAGCTCCAAGAATCATGGGCTGCCGAACGCGGCAAGTCATCCTACGCCTTGCTTACACGGTGCTTTGTGCTTGTCAGTAGTACCCAAAGCAGGATCAAGATCGTGGACACGCTTGTCAATTGTCTTCGTCTACTTATTGAGGGCGATCCAAACAGCCTGTTGCCCGCAGTATGGCTGGCCACCAATGCCATCTCACCCCCATACATTTCCATGGAGCTTGGTCTGGGAGGTTCGGCTATCTCTAAAGCACTGAAGCAAGTATGCGGGCTTGACAACCGGGCGCTGAAAGCCATGCATGACAGATGGGGTGATCCGGGTGATGTTGCCTttgaggccaagaagaagcaaagctTCACCCTGAAAAAACCAAAGCCACTGACCATCAGGGGTGTGTTTGAGTCTCTTGTCAAGATTGCAAAGACACAAGGTCAGGGTAGTGGAGACATCAAACAGCGTATTGTGGACAGACTGTTGCAAGATGCtcgaggaggcgaggagagcAGATATATCGTCCGCACTTTGTGTCAGCAT CTTCGTATCGGTGCTGTCAAGACGACTATGCTGATAGCTCTCTCAAGAGCCTTTCTTCTCTCCAAGCCACCCGGTGCGGATTTCCCTATCAGGGAGCCAGCAGAGCTAGCGAAGCTCAGTAAGGAAGAACTAGCCGAGATATGGtcaagaggagaggagctcGTGAAAGCATCATTTGCCAGACATCCAGATTATAATGACCTGATCCCAGTGCTTCTTGATATTGGCATATCAGACGAGCTGCCCATCCGCTGTGgtctcaacctccacatCCCACTCCGTCCCATGCTAGGCAGTATCACCCGCGATCTCAGCGAGATGCTCACCAAGCTTCAGGGGCGAGACTTTGCCTGCGAGTACAAGTACGACGGCCAGCGCGCCCAGGTCCACTGCGATGCCGACGGCAAagtctccatcttctcccgtCACCTCGAGTTAATGACGGACAAATACCCCGACCTCGTCTCCTTGGTGCCCAAGATAAGAGGCGAAAATGTCCAAAGCTTCATCATGGAAGGCGAAGTTGTCGCCGTGGACCAAACCACCGGCGAGCTCAAAAACTTccaaaccctctccaaccgcGCCAGAAAGGACGTCGCCGTAGGCAGCATAACCATCAACGTCTGCCTCTTCGCCTTTGACTTGATGTACCTCAACggccaacccctcctcgaccgccCCTTTCGCGAACGCCGGGACATGCTCCGGTCACTCTTCATTGAAATCCCCCATCACTTCACCTGGGTCAAAAGCCTAGACGCGACCTCACAAGATTCCGAACCAgtcctcaccttcttcaagTCCGCCTTAGAGGCAAAATGTGAGGGGATAATGGTGAAAATTTTGGATAACCTCCCCGACATTCCCTACGAGGACCAGTCTGCCGCCGCTGGACTActcgacaacaccaaacccaccactaccaccaccaccaaggaaacccccctcaaccccccacccccccagaaAAGATCCCGCCGCAAACCCCTCCTGTCAACCTACGAACCAGACAAACGCCTCGACTCCTGGCTCAAAGTAAAAAAGGACTattccacctccctctcctcctcctcggagcCCTTGGACCTAATCCCCATTGCTGCCTGGCACGGCACAGGCCGCAAGTCCCAGTTCTGGTCCCCGTTCCTCCTAGCGGTCCGAAATGAGGATGCAGGCTCCCTAGAGGCAGTGTGCAAGTGCATGTCCGGCTTCACGGACAACTTCTACAAAGCTAACAAGGCATATTACGACCCAGCGATAGAAGGGAGGACGTTGGGGAAGAAGCCAGGGTTTGTGGAGTATTACGGGCCGGAACCGGACGTGTGGTTTAATCCGACAgaggtgtgggaggtggCGTTTGCGGATGTGACGGTTAGTCCTACTTATACTGCTGCTGTGGGAATGGTGCACCCTGACAAGGGGTTGAGTTTGCGGTTCCCGAGGTTTGTGAGGAAACGAGAGGATAAGGGGATTGAGGAGGCGAGTACCAGTGAGGTGCTGGCGGGGTTGTACAGGAAGCAAGAGGCTGGGCCGGCGAAGAGGcccatggaggaggtggaaaaggaacaggaggaaggggaggatatcatggacgaggacgagtgA
- a CDS encoding hypothetical protein (EggNog:ENOG503NZ55; COG:J) translates to MASTLNMNGEDPVERPQQIRDIIGGLERYNPQAAEVLEAYLQQQCEEKFTDCNANRALLKLYQLNPDRIKDEIVTNVLVKTMTQFPSPQFDLALHLLSPSYSNPGPGSSSDLAEAVAKLRTLNSHLEGARYDHFWATLESDDIYADLTTDIKGFEEIIRVKIAQLISLAFREINISVLESYLGLRSEAEVKTFVTETCGWKVGDDGIVHIPKNSENEAKKTEIREDVSIDMFSRVIKRSWEENA, encoded by the exons ATGGCCAGCACACTCAATATGAACGGCGAGGACCCCGTCGAACGGCCTCAGCAGATCCGCGACATCATAGGAGGTCTTGAGCGGTACAACCCCCAGGCCGCTGAGGTCCTCGAGGCCTACCTCCAGCAGCAATGTGAGGAGAAATTCACCGACTGCAACGCCAACAGGGCACTGTTGAAGCT GTACCAGCTCAACCCAGACAGGATCAAGGACGAGATCGTCACCAACGTCCTCGTCAAGACAATGACCCagttcccctcccctcagtTCGACCTTgcccttcacctcctctccccatcataCTCCAACCCCGGCCCAGGCTCCTCTTCCGACCTCGCCGAGGCTGTCGCCAAGCTTAGAACGCTCAACAGCCACCTCGAGGGCGCCAGATACGACCACTTCTGGGCCACCCTCGAGAGCGACGACATCTACGCGgacctcaccaccgacaTTAAGGGTTTCGAGGAGATCATCCGCGTCAAGATCGCCCAGCTCATCAGTCTCGCCTTCCGTGAGATTAATATCAGCGTCCTCGAAAGCTACCTCGGTCTCCGCAGCGAAGCCGAGGTCAAGACCTTTGTCACCGAGACCTGCGGCTGGAAGGTCGGAGACGACGGCATCGTTCACATTCCTAAGAACTCTGAGAACGAGGCCAAAAAGACCGAGATCCGCGAGGACGTCTCCATTGACATGTTCAGCCGTGTCATCAAGAGGAGTTGGGAGGAGAATGCTTAA
- a CDS encoding hypothetical protein (EggNog:ENOG503NV1V; BUSCO:EOG09263F11; COG:S), whose product MAPYDSDSSGAEDNDFQETNVLLGYASEDAQGEEISRLGGQPTWLDPSKPPSAALARCKVCKDLMVVLLQLNAELPDRYPGHERRLYVFACRRKSCRRKEGSIRAIRGLRVSPDAVAAAKESQETKPKEVTVIPKASTLGLGEALFGAKPTSSSSSGGNPFASASTNPFAPKPTTTSTNPFAAPAPTPAAPEPKPTPVEVKEEKLPKSFAETLSLNLPPATPAPPPEPWPADSSLLPKSYPVRWIAEADYEQLDPEPAPISQKTQIMDIDSGEGSSSGGGKEDKEVFESSMDTVFQKFADRVGQNPEQVIRYEFAGQPLLYSKSDAVGKMLYAKDGEGEAKVKGGKGGMPRCGNCGGGRVFEVQMTPQAIQELEGEEEDLDGMDWGTVIVGVCERDCQERGVEGGEGGYLEEWAGVQWEELSVKR is encoded by the exons ATGGCTCCCTACGACAGCGATTCCTCGGGCGCCGAGGACAATGATTTCCAGGAGACCAACGTTCTCCTGGGGTATGCCTCGGAGGACGCACAAGGAGAGGAGATCAGCCGGCTTGGAGGACAGCCA ACATGGCTAGACCCCTCGAAACCACCCTCCGCCGCGCTGGCTCGGTGTAAAGTCTGCAAAGACCTCATGGTGgtcctgctccagctcaaCGCCGAGCTCCCAGACCGATACCCTGGCCACGAACGCCGGCTTTATGTGTTCGCCTGCAGAAGGAAGAGTTGCCGGAGAAAGGAGGGCAGTATCAGGGCGATTAGAGGGTTGAGGGTATCGCCTGATGCTGTTGCGGCAGCCAAAGAGTCCCAGGAAACCAAGCCGAAAGAAGTCACTGTCATCCCCAAGGCGTCTACCCTCGGTCTAGGGGAGGCGCTGTTCGGCGCgaagccaacctcctcctcctcctcgggtgGTAACCCGTTTGCTTCTGCCTCAACAAACCCTTTTGCTcccaagccaaccaccacctcaaccaacccattCGCCGCCCCGGCCCCGACCCCGGCTGCTCCGGaaccaaaacccacccccgtCGAAGTTAAGGAGGAGAAACTCCCCAAATCCTTCGCCGAAACATTatctctcaacctcccccctgccactccagcaccaccccccgaaCCGTGGCCGGCAgattcctccctcctcccgaaATCCTATCCTGTACGCTGGATAGCAGAGGCAGACTACGAACAGCTCGACCCTGAGCCCGCGCCCATCTCGCAAAAGACTCAGATAATGGACATTGACTCGGGCGAGGGCTCGTCCAGTGGAGGAGGTAAAGAAGACAAGGAGGTTTTTGAGTCGAGCATGGACACTGTGTTTCAAAAGTTTGCCGACAGGGTGGGGCAGAACCCGGAGCAGGTTATCAGGTATGAGTTTGCTGGTCAGCCGCTGTTGTATAGCAAGAGTGATGCCGTGGGGAAGATGCTGTATGcaaaggatggggagggggaggcaaAGGTgaagggaggaaagggggggatgcCGAGGTGTGGGAattgtggtgggggaagggtgtTTGAGGTGCAGATGACGCCGCAGGCGATTCAAGAgttggaaggggaggaggaggatctggatgggatggattgGGGGACGGTTATTGTGGGGGTCTGTGAGAGGGATTGCCAGGAGAGGggtgtggaagggggagaaggggggtatTTGGAGGAGTGGGCGGGTGTTcagtgggaggagttgagTGTTAAGAGGTGA